In Brachypodium distachyon strain Bd21 chromosome 2, Brachypodium_distachyon_v3.0, whole genome shotgun sequence, one genomic interval encodes:
- the LOC100823464 gene encoding LRR receptor-like serine/threonine-protein kinase GSO1, giving the protein MMAILLGLLLSLFSGILLVPACVATPATASVTLLQVKSGFTDPQGVLSGWSPEADVCSWHGVTCLQGEGIVSGLNLSGYGLSGTISPALSGLISIELIDLSSNSFTGPIPPELGNLQNLRTLLLYSNFLTGTIPMELGLLGNLKVLRIGDNKLRGEIPPQLGNCTELETLALAYCQLSGSIPYQIGNLKNLQQLVLDNNTLTGSIPEQLGGCANLCVLSVADNRLGGIIPSFIGSLSPLQSLNLANNQFSGVIPAEIGNLSSLTYLNLLGNSLTGAIPEDLNKLSQLQVLDLSKNNISGEISISTSQLKNLKYLVLSDNLLEGTIPEGLCPGNSSLENLFLAGNNLEGGIEELLSCISLRSIDASNNSLTGEIPSEIDRLSNLVNLVLHNNSLTGILPPQIGNLSNLEVLSLYHNGLTGVIPPEIGRLQRLTMLFLYENQMSGTIPDEITNCTSLEEVDFFGNHFHGSIPERIGNLKNLAVLQLRQNDLSGLIPASLGECRRLQALALADNRLSGTLPATFRHLTQLSVITLYNNSLEGPLPEELFEIKNLTVINISHNRFNGSVVPLLGSSSLAVLVLTDNSFSGIIPTAVARSRNMVRLQLAGNRLAGAIPAELGNLTQLKMLDLSSNNLSGDIPEELSNCLQLTRLNLEGNSLTGAVPSWLGSLRSLGELDLSSNALTGNIPVELGNCSSLIKLSLRDNHLSGNIPQEIGRLTSLNVLNLQKNRLTGVIPPTLRQCNKLYELSLSENSLEGPIPPELGQLSELQVMLDLSRNRLSGQIPTSLGNLIKLERLNLSSNQLHGQIPSSLLQLTSLNHLNLSDNLLSGAIPTVLSSFPAASYAGNDELCGTPLPACGANGRRLPSAMVSGIVAAIAIVSATVCMALLYIMLRMWSTWREVSVSSSDGEEPAASQGKGDKWGAGDGKYWKVGSVLTEASSEEKYSSASESSVLQGKSKEASAVNLKS; this is encoded by the coding sequence TACTCTCCTGCAGGTGAAGTCCGGTTTCACTGATCCTCAAGGCGTCCTCTCCGGCTGGTCGCCGGAGGCCGATGTGTGTTCCTGGCATGGCGTTACATGCCTTCAAGGAGAGGGCATTGTGTCTGGCCTCAACTTGTCGGGATATGGCCTGTCGGGCACGATATCGCCGGCGTTGTCCGGCCTTATATCTATCGAGCTCATTGATTTGTCCTCCAACTCCTTCACCGGGCCGATCCCGCCGGAGCTTGGCAACCTGCAGAATCTCAGGACACTGCTCCTATACTCCAACTTCCTCACCGGTACCATCCCgatggagctcggcctccttGGGAACCTAAAAGTTCTCAGGATCGGTGATAACAAGCTGCGTGGTGAGATACCACCGCAACTTGGCAACTGCACAGAGCTCGAGACATTAGCCCTCGCCTACTGTCAGCTGAGTGGCTCTATTCCCTACCAGATTGGCAACCTGAAGAACCTGCAGCAGCTGGTCTTGGATAACAACACTCTCACTGGGAGCATCCCAGAGCAGCTTGGCGGTTGTGCAAATCTGTGTGTTCTGTCAGTGGCTGATAATAGGCTGGGGGGCATCATTCCCTCCTTCATTGGCAGCCTGAGTCCTCTCCAGTCTCTCAACCTTGCAAACAATCAGTTTTCTGGTGTGATTCCAGCGGAGATTGGGAACCTTTCAAGCTTGACATACCTCAACCTGCTTGGCAACAGTCTGACCGGCGCCATCCCGGAAGATCTGAACAAGCTGAGCCAGCTGCAGGTTCTAGACTTGTCCAAGAACAACATTTCTGGAGAGATCAGCATCTCCACGTCACAGCTGAAGAACCTGAAGTACCTTGTGCTGTCTGACAATCTCCTTGAGGGCACCATTCCTGAAGGTCTCTGCCCTGGGAACTCAAGCTTGGAGAACCTGTTCCTTGCCGGCAACAACCTCGAAGGAGGCATTGAGGAGCTGCTCAGCTGCATTTCTCTACGATCCATTGATGCATCGAACAACAGCCTCACTGGAGAGATTCCTTCAGAGATCGACCGGTTGTCGAACCTTGTCAACCTTGTGCTGCACAACAACAGCCTTACCGGCATTCTGCCGCCTCAGATAGGCAACTTAAGCAATCTGGAGGTACTGTCCCTTTACCACAATGGCCTCACCGGCGTGATCCCACCGGAGATCGGCCGGCTGCAGAGGCTGACGATGTTGTTCCTCTACGAGAATCAGATGTCTGGGACCATACCTGATGAGATCACCAACTGCACGAGCTTGGAAGAGGTGGACTTTTTCGGCAACCACTTCCATGGGTCTATCCCTGAGAGGATTGGGAACCTCAAGAACCTAGCAGTCCTTCAGCTCCGGCAGAATGATTTGTCTGGCTTGATACCAGCGAGCCTCGGTGAGTGTAGGAGGCTGCAGGCATTGGCATTGGCGGATAATCGGCTCTCAGGCACATTGCCTGCCACGTTCAGGCATCTCACCCAGCTTAGCGTCATCACCCTGTACAACAACTCGCTTGAGGGGCCCCTTCCGGAGGAGCTGTTCGAGATCAAGAATTTGACAGTGATCAACATCTCGCACAACCGGTTCAACGGCAGTGTTGTCCCTCTTCTGGGATCGAGCTCCCTCGCTGTGCTGGTGCTCACGGACAACAGCTTCTCTGGCATCATCCCAACAGCAGTTGCACGGTCGAGGAATATGGTCCGCCTCCAGCTGGCTGGCAACCGGCTCGCCGGTGCAATCCCGGCTGAGTTGGGCAACCTGACGCAGCTCAAGATGCTTGACCTCTCATCCAACAACCTCTCCGGTGATATACCGGAAGAGCTCTCCAACTGCTTGCAGCTCACCCGTCTGAATCTTGAAGGAAACAGTCTGACAGGAGCCGTGCCTTCTTGGCTTGGCAGTCTGCGGTCCCTTGGAGAGCTCGACCTCTCGTCGAATGCATTGACTGGCAACATACCTGTGGAGCTCGGCAACTGCTCCAGCCTGATCAAGCTGTCTCTGAGGGACAACCATCTCTCTGGTAACATTCCGCAGGAGATTGGAAGGCTCACATCTCTGAACGTTCTGAACCTGCAGAAGAACAGGCTCACCGGTGTCATACCGCCAACGCTTCGGCAGTGCAACAAGCTCTACGAGCTGAGCCTGTCGGAGAACTCACTGGAGGGACCTATCCCGCCAGAGCTCGGGCAGCTTTCGGAGCTCCAGGTGATGCTAGACCTTAGCCGGAACAGGCTGTCCGGTCAGATTCCGACGTCCCTTGGCAACCTCATTAAGCTGGAACGGCTGAACCTGTCCTCCAACCAGCTCCATGGGCAGATACCATCCTCGTTGCTGCAGCTCACCAGCCTGAACCACCTGAACTTGTCTGACAACCTCCTCTCAGGTGCCATACCTACCGTGCTGTCCAGCTTCCCGGCCGCATCCTACGCTGGCAATGACGAGCTCTGCGGCACTCCATTGCCAGCGTGTGGAGCGAACGGTAGGCGGCTGCCAAGCGCGATGGTATCAGGCATCGTGGCGGCCATCGCTATTGTCTCGGCCACGGTGTGCATGGCTCTGCTGTATATAATGCTCAGGATGTGGAGCACCTGGAGGGAGGTTTCTGTCTCGAGCTCGGATGGCGAGGAGCCAGCAGCATCGCAGGGCAAGGGGGACAAGTGGGGCGCCGGGGACGGGAAGTACTGGAAGGTCGGCTCGGTCCTGACCGAGGCATCGTCGGAGGAGAAGTACAGTTCGGCATCCGAAAGCAGCGTCCTCCAGGGGAAGTCGAAGGAGGCCAGCGCCGTGAACCTGAAGAGCTAG
- the LOC100833376 gene encoding uncharacterized protein LOC100833376 produces the protein MTPYTSLASSRKGCFLWLIARSPPSSSSYVKSLPRSLCLHPTTIIADRSCPVANAKAHHSHIHLLLPLESIHCLRHSSPHLPSFQQFSTPYREYSEVKRYPELGMKCIKILILVSLIPLALRGASSFLGDAVHVVPAPSSEQHSNSRGSSSLSVSAAPARVEQQWRQRRRTMGQAVFAPRRFGGGGGGGGFFRDDKRFAPTGSNPLHNL, from the coding sequence ATGACACCCTACACTAGCCTAGCTAGCTCAAGAAAAGGCTGCTTTCTTTGGCTCATTGCTCgttcccctccctcctcctcctcctacgtCAAATCACTCCCCCGCTCTCTCTGTCTTCACCCCACCACCATCATTGCCGATCGATCATGCCCAGTTGCCAACGCCAAGGCTCATCACTCCCAcatccatctcctcctcccactTGAATCCATCCACTGCCTTCGTCATTCCTCCCCGCATCTGCCGTCGTTCCAACAATTCTCCACACCGTATAGAGAATATTCAGAGGTCAAGAGATATCCAGAGCTTGGCATGAAGTGCATCAAGATTCTCATACTGGTCTCCCTGATCCCTCTGGCGCTGAGGGGGGCGTCGTCGTTTCTCGGCGACGCCGTCCACGTCGTCCCAGCACCTTCATCTGAGCAGCACTCCAACTCccgtggcagcagcagcttgagCGTCTCGGCGGCTCCGGCACGAGTGGAGCAGCAatggaggcagcggcggaggacgaTGGGCCAGGCCGTTTTCGCCCCACGGcggttcggcggcggcggcggcggcggcgggttctTCCGGGACGACAAGAGGTTCGCGCCGACGGGGTCCAACCCGCTGCACAACCTCTGA